A window from Coffea eugenioides isolate CCC68of unplaced genomic scaffold, Ceug_1.0 ScVebR1_235;HRSCAF=874, whole genome shotgun sequence encodes these proteins:
- the LOC113756456 gene encoding protein MAIN-LIKE 2-like: MEWWKRLPRKVAAKVVSAGFGDFLSHLPVADRDRKLSVALAERWWDSTNSFHLPFGEMTLTPLDFTCITGVAVGGLPIPWDYNVRENANYIKEQLGWVPAFASAGAIRVTDILSFYKDKAIDENDDVQLAHLTRVFFLYMLGRTLLSNTAETIHLCCLPALEDVDRIGDYNWGGAGMATLYRFMSAVSRRLTKSLGGYSFVWEDERDVLPRMWRWRSCNRANRLSPSTVEHFRRAIDTINPENVNWLPFPAMALPSRYLKSKELTATRLLLDGPMGRFYYLGERVIRQ, encoded by the exons ATGGAGTGGTGGAAGAGGCTGCCTCGTAAAGTGGCCGCGAAAGTTGTTAGTGCTGGGTTTGGAGATTTTCTGAGCCACTTGCCCGTGGCCGATAGAGATAGGAAGTTGTCTGTTGCACTTGCGGAGCGATGGTGGGACTCAACAAACTCCTTCCACTTGCCTTTCGGAGAGATGACACTGACACCCTTGGACTTCACCTGTATAACCGGTGTTGCAGTGGGCGGCTTGCCCATTCCGTGGGATTACAATGTTAGGGAAAATGCCAATTACATCAAGGAGCAATTGGGTTGGGTGCCAGCTTTTGCTTCTGCCGGTGCCATCAGAGTTACCGATATATTGTCATTCTACAAAGACAAGGCGATTGACGAGAACGACGACGTCCAACTGGCACATCTGACTAGAGTTTTCTTTCTATACATGCTTGGCCGCACTTTACTTAGCAACACGGCCGAAACAATTCACCTGTGCTGTCTGCCTGCGCTGGAGGACGTAGATCGTATAGGGGATTATAATTGGGGAGGGGCGGGGATGGCAACCTTGTACAGATTTATGTCCGCCGTCTCCCGACGCCTGACGAAAAGCCTAGGCGGCTACAGCTTCGTTTGGGAG GACGAGAGGGACGTATTGCCCAGAATGTGGCGATGGCGCTCGTGTAATAGAGCCAACCGACTATCACCGTCTACGGTCGAACATTTTCGCCGCGCAATTGACACCATTAACCCGGAAAAC GTGAACTGGCTGCCCTTCCCTGCAATGGCATTGCCGAGTCGGTATCTCAAATCCAAGGAACTAACTGCAACGAGATTGCTTTTGGATGGCCCCATGGGAAGATTTTACTACCTGGGCGAGAGGGTTATTAGGCAG